A window of the Streptomyces sp. JB150 genome harbors these coding sequences:
- a CDS encoding glycoside hydrolase family 3 N-terminal domain-containing protein → MTPLPPAPPSRSAGPARPGRPARRPALVAALCAAALAVTGLTAAAPPERDAASAAALPYQDPSLPVPQRVDDLLGRMTLDDKLGQMTQIEKDALVPQSDLATYRIGSVLSGGDSTVSPNNAQTWADTYDSLQRTALTTPLSIPVIYGIDAVHGHNAVRGATIFPHNIGLGATRDPALVQRIGRAVAEEVAGTGIDWSFAPCLCVARNDRWGRTYESFGETPELPTAMTSFITGLQGTTLGGDPASVLATAKHYLGDGGTTGGVDQGNTQLTEAELRAIHLPPFKEAVKRGVGSVMLSYSSWNGVRSHAHKYLVTDVLKGELAFTGFVVSDWAAVDQLDGQSGFTGAEIATAVNAGVDMVMVPHDYKKFLSLLRGEVTAGRIPQARIDDANRRILTKKFQLGLFERPLTDRSYTSTVGSAAHRTLARQAVRASQTLLKNDGDFLPLPKTGKLFVAGKSADDIGNQSGGWTLGWQGRSGPVTEGTTVLQGIRSAVTDPSRVTYDRYGNGIDGSYTAAVAVVGETPYAEMRGDRPDGMGLDQEDLQTLARLKASGVPVVVVLVSGRPLDIAAQLPDWKALLAAWLPGTEGGGVADVLFGDHAPTGKLPMTWMRSASQQPINDGDGKSPLFPYGHGLTYGTNPDPDPEPDPDPTPAKACTATHKLVNSWPGGHQAEVTVKNTGTGPITGWTVDWDLAGATVSSLWNGTHTVANGRITVRNTGSNGTLAAGATTSFGYTASGTAGTPVPRCTPA, encoded by the coding sequence ATGACCCCGCTCCCGCCCGCACCCCCTTCCCGCTCCGCCGGCCCGGCGCGCCCCGGCCGCCCCGCGCGCCGCCCCGCCCTCGTCGCCGCGCTGTGCGCCGCCGCGCTCGCCGTGACCGGGCTGACCGCCGCCGCCCCGCCCGAGCGGGACGCCGCCTCCGCCGCCGCCCTGCCGTACCAGGACCCGTCGCTGCCCGTGCCGCAGCGGGTGGACGACCTGCTGGGCCGGATGACGCTGGACGACAAGCTCGGCCAGATGACCCAGATCGAGAAGGACGCGCTCGTCCCGCAGTCCGACCTCGCCACCTACCGCATCGGCTCGGTGCTCTCCGGCGGCGACTCCACGGTCAGCCCCAACAACGCGCAGACCTGGGCCGACACCTACGACTCCCTCCAGCGCACCGCCCTGACCACGCCGCTGTCCATCCCGGTCATCTACGGCATCGACGCGGTGCACGGCCACAACGCGGTGCGGGGCGCCACGATCTTCCCGCACAACATCGGCCTCGGCGCCACCCGCGATCCCGCGCTCGTGCAGCGGATCGGGCGCGCGGTCGCCGAGGAGGTGGCCGGCACCGGCATCGACTGGTCGTTCGCCCCCTGCCTGTGCGTGGCCCGCAACGACCGCTGGGGCCGCACCTACGAGTCGTTCGGCGAGACACCCGAACTGCCCACCGCCATGACGTCGTTCATCACCGGCCTCCAGGGCACCACCCTGGGCGGCGACCCGGCCTCCGTGCTCGCCACCGCCAAGCACTACCTCGGCGACGGCGGCACCACCGGCGGCGTCGACCAGGGCAACACCCAGCTCACCGAGGCCGAGCTGCGCGCGATCCACCTGCCGCCGTTCAAGGAGGCGGTCAAGCGCGGCGTGGGCTCGGTGATGCTCTCCTACAGCAGCTGGAACGGGGTGCGCTCGCACGCCCACAAGTACCTGGTCACCGACGTCCTCAAGGGCGAGCTGGCCTTCACCGGGTTCGTCGTCTCCGACTGGGCCGCCGTCGACCAGCTCGACGGGCAGAGCGGGTTCACCGGCGCCGAGATCGCCACCGCCGTCAACGCGGGCGTCGACATGGTGATGGTCCCGCACGACTACAAGAAGTTCCTGAGCCTGCTGCGCGGCGAGGTCACCGCGGGCCGGATCCCCCAGGCCCGGATCGACGACGCCAACCGGCGCATCCTGACCAAGAAGTTCCAACTGGGCCTGTTCGAGCGGCCGTTGACCGACCGCTCGTACACCTCCACGGTCGGCTCGGCCGCCCACCGCACCCTCGCCCGGCAGGCGGTGCGCGCCTCGCAGACGCTGCTGAAGAACGACGGCGACTTCCTGCCGCTGCCGAAGACGGGCAAGCTGTTCGTCGCCGGGAAGTCCGCCGACGACATCGGCAACCAGAGCGGCGGCTGGACCCTGGGCTGGCAGGGCCGCAGCGGCCCCGTCACCGAGGGCACCACCGTCCTGCAGGGCATCCGCTCCGCGGTCACCGACCCGTCCAGGGTCACCTACGACCGCTACGGCAACGGCATCGACGGCAGCTACACCGCCGCCGTGGCCGTCGTCGGGGAGACCCCGTACGCGGAGATGCGCGGCGACCGGCCCGACGGCATGGGCCTCGACCAGGAGGACCTGCAGACCCTGGCCCGGCTGAAGGCGAGCGGGGTGCCCGTCGTGGTGGTGCTGGTCTCCGGCCGCCCGCTGGACATCGCGGCCCAACTGCCCGACTGGAAGGCCCTGCTGGCGGCCTGGCTGCCCGGCACCGAGGGCGGCGGCGTGGCGGACGTGCTCTTCGGCGACCACGCGCCCACCGGCAAGCTGCCCATGACCTGGATGCGCAGCGCCTCCCAGCAGCCCATCAACGACGGCGACGGCAAGAGCCCGCTCTTCCCCTACGGGCACGGCCTGACCTACGGCACGAACCCCGACCCCGATCCGGAGCCCGACCCCGACCCGACCCCGGCCAAGGCCTGCACCGCCACCCACAAGCTGGTCAACTCCTGGCCCGGCGGCCACCAGGCGGAGGTCACCGTCAAGAACACCGGCACCGGCCCGATCACGGGCTGGACGGTCGACTGGGACCTGGCCGGCGCCACCGTCAGCAGCCTCTGGAACGGCACGCACACGGTCGCCAACGGCCGGATCACGGTCCGCAACACCGGCTCCAACGGCACCCTCGCCGCCGGCGCCACCACCTCGTTCGGCTACACGGCGAGCGGCACCGCGGGCACCCCCGTCCCGCGCTGCACACCCGCCTGA
- a CDS encoding glycoside hydrolase family 6 protein, with protein MTDRTRRRGDRPRRPHRKRAAALATALSTLLLGAAAQISAPPASAAEAHVDNPFAGASFYVNPDYARLVDGSIAKTTDATLKAKMEKVKSYPTAVWLDRIAAIHGGDANAGRKSLADHLDLALAQKKPGQPLVATFVVYDLPGRDCAALASNGELPLTAAGLARYKSEYIDEIAKVFADPKYQDIRITTVIEPDGLPNLVTNLSDPECAQAKSSGIQVDAIRYALNKLHAIPNVYTYMDFAHSGWLGWDNNLLQTTQLYTDVVRGTTDGLRSVDGLITNVSNYTPLTEPFLPDPNKTVGGNQIRSGKYYEWNANFDESDFTKAVHAALVSQGWPASTGMVVDTSRNGWGGAGRPTAESTSTVLDTYVSQSKVDRRAHRGLWCNVNGAGLGQPPQASPAGYPDSHLDAFLWIKPPGESDGASKDIPNDEGKRPDPMCNPDYTAPNAGGNPTGAMPDAPLAGHWFHDQFSMLVRNAYPAVPTDGGGEPDPVDTTAPTAPTNLRATAKTASSVSLAWTAATDNVGVTGYDVYRDGTKLSASPVTGTTFTDTGLSAATAYSYTVRARDAAGNVSAASTALSVTTEAGGGGPDPAGGLKVTYKNNDASATDNGIRPGLRIANTGSAPVDLTKVTARYYFTRDGGSSTVNAFCDYAAVGCSSLSLRVVPLSTPVAGADAYLEVGFKSGTLAAGKDTGDLQLRLAKSDWSAFDETGDYSRTTATSYADAPKIPAYLSGALAWGTPPAS; from the coding sequence ATGACAGACCGGACCAGGCGCAGGGGCGACCGCCCGCGCCGACCGCACCGCAAGCGGGCGGCGGCGCTGGCCACCGCGCTGAGCACCCTGCTGCTGGGGGCCGCGGCCCAGATCTCCGCGCCCCCTGCGTCCGCCGCCGAGGCACACGTCGACAACCCGTTCGCCGGCGCCTCGTTCTACGTCAACCCGGACTACGCCCGCCTCGTCGACGGGTCCATCGCCAAGACCACCGACGCCACGCTCAAGGCCAAGATGGAGAAGGTCAAGAGCTATCCGACGGCCGTCTGGCTGGACCGGATCGCCGCCATCCACGGCGGCGACGCCAACGCGGGCCGCAAGAGCCTCGCCGACCACCTCGACCTGGCGCTCGCGCAGAAGAAGCCCGGCCAGCCGCTCGTCGCCACCTTCGTCGTGTACGACCTGCCGGGCCGCGACTGCGCCGCGCTCGCGTCCAACGGTGAACTTCCCCTCACCGCCGCGGGTCTGGCGCGCTACAAGAGCGAGTACATCGACGAGATCGCCAAGGTCTTCGCCGACCCGAAGTACCAGGACATCCGCATCACCACGGTCATCGAGCCGGACGGTCTGCCCAACCTGGTCACCAACCTCTCCGACCCCGAGTGCGCCCAGGCCAAGAGCAGCGGCATCCAGGTCGACGCCATCCGGTACGCCCTGAACAAGCTGCACGCCATCCCGAACGTGTACACCTACATGGACTTCGCCCACTCGGGCTGGCTCGGCTGGGACAACAACCTCCTCCAGACCACCCAGCTGTACACGGACGTCGTCAGGGGCACCACGGACGGCCTGCGCAGCGTGGACGGGCTGATCACCAACGTCTCCAACTACACGCCGCTCACCGAGCCGTTCCTGCCCGACCCGAACAAGACGGTCGGCGGCAACCAGATCCGGTCCGGCAAGTACTACGAGTGGAACGCGAACTTCGACGAGTCGGACTTCACCAAGGCGGTGCACGCCGCGCTGGTCTCCCAGGGCTGGCCCGCCTCCACCGGCATGGTCGTCGACACCTCCCGCAACGGCTGGGGCGGCGCCGGGCGGCCGACCGCCGAGTCCACCAGCACGGTCCTCGACACCTACGTCAGCCAGTCCAAGGTGGACCGCCGCGCCCACCGCGGCCTGTGGTGCAACGTGAACGGCGCGGGACTCGGCCAGCCCCCGCAGGCCTCGCCCGCCGGCTACCCGGACTCGCACCTCGACGCGTTCCTGTGGATCAAGCCGCCGGGGGAGTCGGACGGCGCCAGCAAGGACATCCCGAACGACGAGGGCAAGCGTCCGGACCCGATGTGCAACCCGGACTACACGGCGCCCAACGCGGGCGGCAACCCGACCGGCGCGATGCCGGACGCGCCGCTCGCCGGCCACTGGTTCCACGACCAGTTCTCGATGCTCGTACGCAACGCCTACCCGGCCGTGCCCACCGACGGCGGCGGTGAACCCGACCCGGTCGACACCACCGCCCCGACCGCGCCGACCAACCTGCGGGCCACCGCCAAGACCGCGTCCAGCGTCTCCCTGGCCTGGACGGCGGCCACCGACAACGTGGGCGTCACCGGCTACGACGTCTACCGCGACGGGACCAAGCTCAGCGCGTCCCCGGTCACCGGGACCACCTTCACCGACACCGGGCTGAGCGCCGCCACGGCGTACAGCTACACCGTGCGCGCCCGGGACGCCGCCGGCAACGTCTCCGCGGCCTCGACCGCGCTGAGCGTCACCACCGAGGCGGGCGGCGGCGGCCCCGACCCGGCCGGCGGCCTCAAGGTCACCTACAAGAACAACGACGCCTCGGCCACCGACAACGGCATCCGCCCCGGCCTGCGGATCGCCAACACCGGCAGCGCCCCCGTAGACCTCACCAAGGTCACCGCCCGCTACTACTTCACCCGTGACGGCGGCTCGTCCACCGTGAACGCCTTCTGCGACTACGCGGCCGTCGGCTGCTCCAGCCTCTCGCTGCGGGTGGTGCCGCTGAGCACCCCGGTCGCGGGCGCGGACGCCTACCTGGAGGTCGGCTTCAAGAGCGGCACCCTCGCCGCCGGCAAGGACACCGGCGACCTCCAGCTGCGCCTGGCCAAGTCCGACTGGTCCGCGTTCGACGAGACGGGCGACTACAGCCGTACGACCGCCACCTCCTACGCCGACGCTCCGAAGATCCCCGCCTACCTGAGCGGCGCCCTGGCGTGGGGCACCCCGCCGGCCTCCTGA
- a CDS encoding lytic polysaccharide monooxygenase → MATSKRRPLSLLAVLATLLSGLGLALIGQGSAQAHGVTMMPGSRTYLCYLDAKTGTGALDPTNPACKAALAESGATALYNWFAVLDSNAGGRGAGYVPDGKICSAGDRSPYNFTGYNAARADWPRTHLTSGATIRVKHSNWAHHPGSFRVYVSKPGYSPTKPLGWSDLELIQTVTNPPQSGSVGSESGHYYWDLKLPSGRSGDAIMFIQWVRSDSQENFFSCSDIVFDGGNGEVTGIRGSGSSPTPTPTPTPTPTPTPTPTDPHSGCMALYKVTNYWGGGFQGSVEVMNHNTTARDGWAVRWEPGAGTKITQVWNGALSTGSDGTVTVRNVDHNRTIPPDGTVTFGFTATSTGNNLPVGSVTCVNP, encoded by the coding sequence ATGGCGACAAGCAAGAGACGACCACTGTCCTTACTGGCGGTGCTGGCCACCCTGCTCAGCGGGCTCGGCCTGGCATTGATCGGCCAGGGCAGCGCGCAGGCGCACGGTGTGACGATGATGCCCGGATCGCGGACCTACCTCTGCTACCTGGACGCCAAGACCGGCACCGGCGCGCTCGACCCGACGAACCCCGCGTGCAAGGCCGCGCTCGCCGAGAGCGGCGCGACCGCGCTGTACAACTGGTTCGCGGTGCTCGACTCCAACGCGGGCGGACGCGGCGCGGGATACGTCCCGGACGGCAAGATCTGCAGCGCCGGTGACCGCTCCCCGTACAACTTCACCGGCTACAACGCCGCCCGCGCGGACTGGCCCCGGACGCACCTGACCTCCGGGGCGACGATCCGCGTCAAGCACAGCAACTGGGCGCACCACCCGGGCAGCTTCCGGGTGTACGTCTCCAAGCCCGGCTACTCGCCCACCAAGCCGCTGGGCTGGAGCGACCTGGAGCTGATCCAGACGGTCACCAACCCGCCGCAGTCGGGTTCGGTGGGCAGCGAGTCCGGTCACTACTACTGGGACCTGAAGCTGCCCTCGGGCCGCTCCGGTGACGCGATCATGTTCATCCAGTGGGTGCGTTCGGACAGCCAGGAGAACTTCTTCTCCTGCTCCGACATCGTCTTCGACGGCGGCAACGGCGAGGTGACCGGCATCCGCGGCTCGGGCAGCTCCCCGACCCCGACGCCGACCCCCACGCCGACGCCGACCCCGACGCCCACCCCGACCGACCCGCACAGCGGCTGCATGGCCCTGTACAAGGTGACGAACTACTGGGGCGGCGGCTTCCAGGGGTCCGTCGAGGTGATGAACCACAACACCACCGCGCGTGACGGCTGGGCCGTGCGCTGGGAGCCGGGCGCCGGAACCAAGATCACCCAGGTCTGGAACGGCGCGCTGAGCACCGGCTCGGACGGCACGGTGACGGTCAGGAACGTCGACCACAACCGGACCATCCCGCCGGACGGCACGGTGACCTTCGGCTTCACGGCCACCTCGACCGGGAACAACCTGCCGGTCGGCTCGGTCACCTGCGTCAACCCGTAA
- the gcl gene encoding glyoxylate carboligase, with amino-acid sequence MARMTAARAAVEILKREGVTDAFGVPGAAINPFYAALKASGGITHTLARHVEGASHMAEGYTRTHPGNIGVCIGTSGPAGTDMITGLYSATGDSVPILCITGQAPTAVIHKEDFQAVDIASIAKPVTKMAVTVLEAAQVPGVFQQAFHLMRSGRPGPVLIDLPIDVQLTEIEFDVDTYEPLPVYKPAASRAQIEKAIGMLNAAERPLIVAGGGVINADAADLLVEFAELTGTPVVPTLMGWGVLPDDHELNAGMVGLQTSHRYGNATFLESDFVLGIGNRWANRHTGRLDVYTAGRTFVHVDVEPTQIGKIFAPDYGIASDAKAALELFVEVARELKAEGKLPDRSAWAASAQEKKATLLRRTHFDDIPIKPQRVYEEMNKAFGPETRYVSTIGLSQIAGAQMLHVYRPRHWINCGQAGPLGWTVPAALGVAKADPQAQVVALSGDYDFQFMIEELAVGAQHKIPYVHVLVNNSYLGLIRQAQRAFDIDFQVKLEFENINSPELGVYGVDHVKVAEGLGCKAIRVTDPNELGAALEQAKKLAAEYRVPVVVEAILERVTNISMSTTNDIGNVTEFEEIATEPGHAPTSIQTLKV; translated from the coding sequence ATGGCTCGTATGACCGCTGCCCGCGCGGCAGTCGAGATCCTCAAGCGCGAGGGTGTCACCGACGCGTTCGGTGTGCCCGGCGCGGCGATCAACCCCTTCTACGCGGCACTCAAGGCCTCCGGTGGCATCACGCACACCCTCGCCCGCCATGTCGAGGGCGCCTCCCACATGGCGGAGGGCTACACCCGTACGCACCCCGGCAACATCGGTGTCTGCATCGGCACGTCGGGCCCGGCCGGCACCGACATGATCACCGGTCTGTACTCGGCGACCGGTGACTCCGTCCCGATCCTGTGCATCACCGGCCAGGCCCCGACCGCGGTGATCCACAAGGAGGACTTCCAGGCCGTCGACATCGCCTCGATCGCCAAGCCGGTCACCAAGATGGCGGTGACCGTCCTGGAGGCCGCGCAGGTCCCCGGCGTCTTCCAGCAGGCCTTCCACCTGATGCGCTCCGGCCGCCCCGGCCCGGTCCTCATCGACCTGCCGATCGACGTCCAGCTCACCGAGATCGAGTTCGACGTCGACACCTACGAGCCGCTGCCGGTGTACAAGCCCGCCGCGTCCCGCGCCCAGATCGAGAAGGCGATCGGCATGCTCAACGCCGCCGAGCGCCCGCTGATCGTCGCCGGCGGCGGTGTCATCAACGCCGACGCGGCCGACCTGCTGGTCGAGTTCGCCGAACTGACCGGCACCCCGGTCGTGCCCACCCTGATGGGCTGGGGCGTCCTCCCCGACGACCACGAGCTGAACGCCGGCATGGTGGGCCTGCAGACCTCGCACCGCTACGGCAACGCGACCTTCCTGGAGTCCGACTTCGTCCTCGGCATCGGCAACCGCTGGGCCAACCGCCACACCGGCAGGCTGGACGTCTACACCGCCGGCCGCACGTTCGTGCACGTCGACGTCGAGCCCACCCAGATCGGCAAGATCTTCGCCCCGGACTACGGCATCGCCTCCGACGCGAAGGCCGCCCTGGAACTGTTCGTCGAGGTCGCCAGGGAGCTGAAGGCCGAGGGCAAGCTCCCCGACCGCTCCGCCTGGGCCGCCTCGGCGCAGGAGAAGAAGGCGACCCTGCTGCGCCGCACCCACTTCGACGACATCCCGATCAAGCCGCAGCGCGTCTACGAGGAGATGAACAAGGCCTTCGGCCCGGAGACCCGGTACGTCTCCACCATCGGCCTCTCGCAGATCGCCGGCGCGCAGATGCTGCACGTCTACCGGCCCCGCCACTGGATCAACTGCGGCCAGGCCGGCCCGCTCGGCTGGACCGTCCCGGCCGCGCTCGGCGTCGCCAAGGCCGACCCGCAGGCCCAGGTCGTCGCCCTCTCCGGCGACTACGACTTCCAGTTCATGATCGAGGAACTGGCGGTCGGCGCGCAGCACAAGATCCCGTACGTCCACGTCCTGGTCAACAACTCGTACCTCGGCCTGATCCGTCAGGCGCAGCGGGCGTTCGACATCGACTTCCAGGTCAAGCTGGAGTTCGAGAACATCAACTCGCCCGAGCTGGGCGTGTACGGCGTCGACCACGTCAAGGTCGCCGAGGGCCTGGGCTGCAAGGCGATCCGGGTGACCGACCCCAACGAACTCGGCGCCGCCCTGGAGCAGGCGAAGAAGCTGGCCGCCGAGTACCGGGTGCCGGTCGTCGTCGAGGCGATCCTGGAGCGGGTCACCAACATCTCGATGTCCACGACCAACGACATCGGCAACGTCACCGAGTTCGAGGAGATCGCGACCGAACCGGGGCACGCCCCGACGTCGATCCAGACGCTGAAGGTGTAG
- a CDS encoding TIGR04222 domain-containing membrane protein, translating into MSDGTAALAPHEIALLRGGPRAAVTVALVALHLRRLAEPGRPGTVRAVPRDAATAELTSSFEDLIYGALLDRPLRPRRIVRHPDVRLAVALVRVPLAEAGLLRWPFLGPTRAARREVAALRARHRLPVRRHGLTDHDKLLAVALHGEAALKALVPRFAYRTGLLPRVEVTDVRGTGPSWGYGGAASFCGGGDGGGSD; encoded by the coding sequence ATGAGCGACGGTACGGCGGCCCTGGCACCGCACGAGATCGCGCTGCTGCGCGGCGGCCCGCGCGCCGCCGTCACCGTCGCTCTGGTGGCGCTCCATCTGCGGCGCCTGGCCGAACCCGGCCGGCCCGGCACCGTCCGCGCGGTGCCGCGGGACGCCGCGACCGCCGAACTCACCTCTTCCTTCGAGGACTTGATCTACGGCGCCCTGCTGGACCGCCCGCTGCGCCCGCGGCGGATCGTGCGCCACCCGGACGTACGGCTGGCCGTCGCCCTGGTCCGTGTCCCGCTCGCCGAGGCCGGCCTGCTGCGGTGGCCGTTCCTCGGCCCCACGCGGGCCGCCCGGCGCGAGGTGGCGGCCCTGCGGGCCCGGCACCGGCTGCCGGTACGGCGCCACGGCCTCACCGACCACGACAAGCTGCTGGCCGTCGCCCTGCACGGCGAGGCCGCCCTGAAGGCGCTCGTGCCGCGGTTCGCCTACCGGACGGGGCTGCTGCCCCGGGTCGAGGTGACGGACGTACGCGGCACCGGTCCTTCCTGGGGCTACGGCGGCGCGGCGTCCTTCTGCGGCGGCGGGGACGGCGGCGGCTCCGACTGA